A stretch of the Dioscorea cayenensis subsp. rotundata cultivar TDr96_F1 chromosome 4, TDr96_F1_v2_PseudoChromosome.rev07_lg8_w22 25.fasta, whole genome shotgun sequence genome encodes the following:
- the LOC120258113 gene encoding transcription factor-like protein DPB isoform X1 — protein MTSTSCENSLRLNDLYIKDDDKCEGSNDAVKKKKASRIVGWGLRRFSTIVCKKIEAKGRTTYNEVADEIIADLASLAKNITQVEGAGSNMDQMCLSEHFDEKNIRRRVYDAFNVLMAINVIAKDKKEIRWIGFPTTRTEELDELKKLHINVMNRVQAKANFLKELEDQFINLQTLILRNQRLSKSGAGHVPSEGIALPFLLVRTRPQATVEIEISEDMSLVHFDFNGTPFTLHDDAAILKAMKCPHSLEIRESSQGLSEGSSSITDRNGNPLKPVSFSWNSENLTS, from the exons ATGACATCAACATCTTGTGAAAATTCTCTTCGGTTAAACGACTTGTATATTAAAGATGATGACAAATGTGAAGGTTCTAATGA tgcagtgaagaagaagaaggcttcAAGAATTGTGGGATGGGGACTTCGTCGGTTTAGCACAATAG TTTGCAAGAAGATTGAGGCCAAAGGAAGAACAACATACAATGAG GTTGCTGATGAGATTATAGCAGATTTAGCATCCCTTGCCAAGAACATCACACAAGTTGAG GGTGCAGGAAGCAATATGGATCAAATGTGCTTAAGCGAACATTTTGATGAGAAAAATATCCGGCGAAGGGTGTATGATGCATTTAACGTTCTCATGGCTATCAATGTTATTGCGAAGGATAAAAAGGAGATCCGATGGATAGGATTTCCCACTACAAGAACTGAAGAATTGGATGAGTTGAAG AAGCTGCACATAAATGTAATGAATAGGGTTCAAGCAAAGGCAAATTTCTTAAAGGAATTGGAGGACCAA TTCATAAATCTCCAAACCCTGATTTTGCGAAATCAGCGCCTAAGCAAGTCAGGAGCTGGACATGTCCCTTCTGAAGGAATTGCATTGCCATTTCTGCTGGTCAGA ACAAGACCACAGGCCACAGTTGAGATCGAGATATCTGAAGATATGAGTTTGGTGCATTTTGACTTCAATGG GACTCCCTTCACATTGCATGATGATGCTGCGATCCTTAAAGCAATGAAATGCCCTCATTCATTAGAAATCAGGGAATCTAGTCAAGGTTTATCAGAAGGTTCATCTTCGATCACGGATCGAAATGGAAATCCTCTGAAGCCTGTTTCTTTCTCATGGAACTCCGAAAACTTAACCTCTTAA
- the LOC120258113 gene encoding transcription factor-like protein DPB isoform X2: MMTNVKVLMMKKKKASRIVGWGLRRFSTIVCKKIEAKGRTTYNEVADEIIADLASLAKNITQVEGAGSNMDQMCLSEHFDEKNIRRRVYDAFNVLMAINVIAKDKKEIRWIGFPTTRTEELDELKKLHINVMNRVQAKANFLKELEDQFINLQTLILRNQRLSKSGAGHVPSEGIALPFLLVRTRPQATVEIEISEDMSLVHFDFNGTPFTLHDDAAILKAMKCPHSLEIRESSQGLSEGSSSITDRNGNPLKPVSFSWNSENLTS, translated from the exons ATGATGACAAATGTGAAGGTTCTAATGA tgaagaagaagaaggcttcAAGAATTGTGGGATGGGGACTTCGTCGGTTTAGCACAATAG TTTGCAAGAAGATTGAGGCCAAAGGAAGAACAACATACAATGAG GTTGCTGATGAGATTATAGCAGATTTAGCATCCCTTGCCAAGAACATCACACAAGTTGAG GGTGCAGGAAGCAATATGGATCAAATGTGCTTAAGCGAACATTTTGATGAGAAAAATATCCGGCGAAGGGTGTATGATGCATTTAACGTTCTCATGGCTATCAATGTTATTGCGAAGGATAAAAAGGAGATCCGATGGATAGGATTTCCCACTACAAGAACTGAAGAATTGGATGAGTTGAAG AAGCTGCACATAAATGTAATGAATAGGGTTCAAGCAAAGGCAAATTTCTTAAAGGAATTGGAGGACCAA TTCATAAATCTCCAAACCCTGATTTTGCGAAATCAGCGCCTAAGCAAGTCAGGAGCTGGACATGTCCCTTCTGAAGGAATTGCATTGCCATTTCTGCTGGTCAGA ACAAGACCACAGGCCACAGTTGAGATCGAGATATCTGAAGATATGAGTTTGGTGCATTTTGACTTCAATGG GACTCCCTTCACATTGCATGATGATGCTGCGATCCTTAAAGCAATGAAATGCCCTCATTCATTAGAAATCAGGGAATCTAGTCAAGGTTTATCAGAAGGTTCATCTTCGATCACGGATCGAAATGGAAATCCTCTGAAGCCTGTTTCTTTCTCATGGAACTCCGAAAACTTAACCTCTTAA